The window AGATAAAGCTATCGGCGTCGCTTCTATTTATGGAACAGACGAAGAAGGAGTCGGCGAGTTGATTCAGGTCTGGGTTTCACCCGACTATCGAGGGACATCAACTGCTTTTGACCTGATAAAAACTGTTCTGGATTGGGCGAGTAGAGAGAACTACAAGTCAATCCTGGCGATAGTGAGGAAAGACAATGAAAAAGCTGTTAATTTTTACATAAAATTCGGTTTTGAAAAGATAGACAAGTCAAAAGAAAATTATTGTCTTCTAAAGGAAATAGACTGAAAAATATTTAGTTTTTTGAGTATTGAAAATACTATGACGACACGGATAATTAAAAAGAAATCTGAAAACTCTTAATAACAGAATTAATCTATGTTAGAATCAATTCTAGTATTTGCTTTGTTTGTTATGGAAATAAGGAAATTTAACTTGGAAAAACGGAGGCTTTTATGGGCAGGAAGATAATTGTAATTGGCGGTTCAGCTGCAGGACCGAAAGCGGCGGCAAGAGCAAGGAGAATGGATGAATTCGCGGAAATAACAATTTTTCAAAAAAATCCTGACCTTTCCATGGCTTCATGCGGGTATCCTTATTATGTTGGCGGTTTCTTTGACGACAGAAATAAACTGCTTTGTACAACAACCGGAGTTGTTCGTGATCAGAAGTATTACTGGAATGCAAAAGGTATTGTCGCTAGAGTGAACACGGAAGTTACAAAAATTGACAGAGGGAAAAAGCAAGTTGAATTCTTGGATATCTTGAATGGCAAAACAGGGACGATGAAATACGACAAATTGATCATCGCAACCGGCTCTTTGCCCAACATGCCTCCTATTCCGGGAAATAAACTCGAGGGAGTGACTACGCTTCAGTCAATGAAAGACGCGGATTATTTAAGAAAGATAAAAGATGAAGGCAAGATAAAAAAGGCCGTTGTCATCGGAGGCGGACTTATAGGTGTTGAAACGCTTGAAGCTCTTAATCTTGCGGGCATAGAGCTTACACTGGTGGAACTTTTGCCCCAGCTCCTGACCTTTCTGGATTGGGAAATGGCAGCTCTTGCGGAAAATTATCTCAGGACAAAAGCAGACATAATCACCAAAGACGGCGTTTCTGAATTCCTGGGAAAAGAAGGAAAATTGACTGCGGTTAGGCTTCAATCCGGCAAAGTAATACCCTGCGAACTCGCTGTTGTCGCCATTGGAGTAAGACCTAACACGGAATTAGCAAAGAAAGCCGGAATTGAAACAGGAAAACTCGGTGGAATAAAAGTAGATAAATACATGCAGACATCGGACCCTGATATTTATGCCGTCGGTGATTGTTGTGAGATAAAAAATATTATTTTAGAAAAATCAGTTTTAGCTCCTTACGGCGACCTCGCCAACCTGGAAGGACGTGTTGCGGGAGAAAATGCCATAATTGGAAACAAAGCTGTTTTTCCCGGAACAATACAGACTGGAATATGCAAGATTTTCGAATATGGAATTGGCATAACAGGGCTTTCGGAATCAAAAGCAAAGGAAGCTAAAAAGGATTACATATCTGTGATAAATGCCAGCCCAGACAAACCTGGTTTTATGAACGGAAAATTGCTTGTCACAAAACTTATTTCCGACAAAAAAACAGGGAAAATACTCGGAGCCCAGTGCCTTGGACCTGGAGACGTCAGCAAACAGCTGGCAATATGGGCGACTGCTATTAAAGGAGGCTTAACGGTGGAGGACATGGTAAACGGCGATCTGCCCTACGCCCCCCCATTTTCACTAGCCATAGACCACAGCATCGCTTCTGCACACATTCTTCAGAACAAGACCAGAGATTTATTCACAGGAATTTCATCTTTAGAATTAAAGGATAAAATTGACCGGAAAGAAGACATTTTTATTCTTGACGTCCGCGGTCAGGATGAATTCGAGCAGACAAAAATTGGAATAGGCGAAAAGCTGATACCTCTGGGTGCTCTAAGAAATCGTCTGAACGAATTACCCGAAGATAAAAATAAAGAGATAATCACATACTGCAAAATCTCACTTCGCGGTTACGAAGCGGCTGTTCTTCTCAAAGCGCATGGATTTAAAAATGTGAAAGTGCTCGAAGGCGGAATCTTGGCATGGCCGTTTAAGAAGGAAAAATAAGACCTGGACAAGATCTAGTTTTTTTTAAAACAACTAAATTAGCTCGTGCTATATCGATGTTAGAATCTGAAAATCAAATTGCGTATTGTGAATTATATGAAAATGAATTTGACACGATCTGGAAAATAGACAGAAGTGAATACGTTGAAGCGATTTATTTATATAAAGCAGGAAAACTTGAGAGACAAAAGATAGGACAAAGTTTCGGCAAATTTTTGTTTGAAAAAGCGGTTAGCCTAGCTCGATATCTTGGAGAAAAAGGCTTTATATCACTTCGTGCGAATGCAAAAATACAGTGGATTTCTATTTTCATCTGGGTTGTAGGCTAACTGATGAAATTGACGAGGAACTGTATTCTCTTGAGCCGAAAGGCATTTATATGGATATGTTACTGTACAACGGCAAACAATGAAATTTAAAAACATAGATGGAATGAGCGGAGATGACCTGCTCAGGGAAATAACTCAAGGGGGAAAATTCGTAGTCTTCCAATACTGTGTATCCATCATTATATTGTCTTTTAAGCGAGGATCAGCCATTTATTTCATTAAAGGAAAAGAGAAATCGTTGAAGTATTCTTTTAAGTATTCTTTGGTGACCTGGCTTTTGGGCTGGTGGGGAATACCTTGGGGTCCGATATTTTCAATTCGAAGCCTCTACATAAACAACAAAGGCGGAATTGACGTGACTAAAGACGTCATCCAGAGTGTCGCCAAAGTTAAGAAATAAAAACTTAGTGAAAATTAAATTTTTGAAAGACAATGACTTACTAAAACTATCCTGAATACCTGCTTACTCCCATAAATACAAAAGCATTAAACTAAATATTT is drawn from candidate division WOR-3 bacterium and contains these coding sequences:
- a CDS encoding FAD-dependent oxidoreductase; amino-acid sequence: MGRKIIVIGGSAAGPKAAARARRMDEFAEITIFQKNPDLSMASCGYPYYVGGFFDDRNKLLCTTTGVVRDQKYYWNAKGIVARVNTEVTKIDRGKKQVEFLDILNGKTGTMKYDKLIIATGSLPNMPPIPGNKLEGVTTLQSMKDADYLRKIKDEGKIKKAVVIGGGLIGVETLEALNLAGIELTLVELLPQLLTFLDWEMAALAENYLRTKADIITKDGVSEFLGKEGKLTAVRLQSGKVIPCELAVVAIGVRPNTELAKKAGIETGKLGGIKVDKYMQTSDPDIYAVGDCCEIKNIILEKSVLAPYGDLANLEGRVAGENAIIGNKAVFPGTIQTGICKIFEYGIGITGLSESKAKEAKKDYISVINASPDKPGFMNGKLLVTKLISDKKTGKILGAQCLGPGDVSKQLAIWATAIKGGLTVEDMVNGDLPYAPPFSLAIDHSIASAHILQNKTRDLFTGISSLELKDKIDRKEDIFILDVRGQDEFEQTKIGIGEKLIPLGALRNRLNELPEDKNKEIITYCKISLRGYEAAVLLKAHGFKNVKVLEGGILAWPFKKEK
- a CDS encoding GNAT family N-acetyltransferase; its protein translation is MPLIRRIREEDWQIYRNIRLDAMKESPMAFSTTYQDAQKRDDRTWKEQVHSAVSGSERCTYLAFDGDKAIGVASIYGTDEEGVGELIQVWVSPDYRGTSTAFDLIKTVLDWASRENYKSILAIVRKDNEKAVNFYIKFGFEKIDKSKENYCLLKEID